The following proteins are encoded in a genomic region of Catharus ustulatus isolate bCatUst1 chromosome 4, bCatUst1.pri.v2, whole genome shotgun sequence:
- the CEP83 gene encoding centrosomal protein of 83 kDa isoform X3: MDGLGNLLPPVGENGDAANSQEILKLLMDEKMRSEHHKANYQTLRAEHLRLQEDYTKSQDELKRLLVEKQTVHDKFQHLLADFQEQLLAKTQELEQVKLQVLTPQNLERLKAKIYEEMMSPMRERYQKLENEVEKYRTLYNKLRYDHTFLKSEFEHQKEEHAHILEEKKIKYEAEITRLDKDKEELHNQLLSIDPTRDSKRVEALSREKAQLCQKLKALEAEVEELRAERHNCVVQAENVQRVQARQLAEMQTMMRSLEAEKKSAELQIDRIEKELQTSHEQNILLTNKLHKSEREVSSLAAQVKELKHSHKLEVTNVKLEAARTKSEIEREINKIQSEMDGLLSDKEILTAAVERHKVLLVEKDRELIRKVQAAKEEVFDNIATLQNEKLELENRLADLEKMKLEQDSWRQSEKDQYEEKLRAVQMAEESSKKELQRLRLKIQQQAMQTAELEEKKCENANLKQQINDIQLQLASLSQSENDLVESNQKLKEIIERLKQECQHARTQAEKAQLETEKTSVYQRMEWLQEKHVLTQHITEYEEKYTQMKNKLCRAAVAQKKRKTLNDNKQRRMREKIELLEAKMEELEKENQVLNRQNVSSEEYAHLQKKLKDLQRRHNEFRSIILNPDIPSLNPVGTTPLSALPPGPAASFSSLQEEQHQRELALLGKRLEELETRQRKQLEDLGPSRERGRKNEP, encoded by the exons ATGGATGGCTTGGGCAACCTCCTTCCTCCTGTGGGTGAAAATGGTGATGCAGCTAATTCACAAGAAATACTAAAACTTTTGATGGATGAAAAAATGCGAAGCGAACACCATAAAGCAAATTATCAAACTCTAAGGGCAGAACATTTAAG ATTACAAGAGGATTATACCAAATCACAAGATGAACTGAAACGCTTGTTAGTTGAAAAACAGACTGTACATGACAAATTTCAGCATCTTCTTGCTGACTTTCAAGAGCAGTTGCTGGCTAAAACACAAGAGCTGGAACAAGTGAAGCTGCAG gTGCTAACTCCTCAAAATTTAGAACggttaaaagcaaaaatctaTGAGGAAATGATGTCTCCAATGAGAGAGCGTTATCAGAAGCTAGAAAAT GAAgtagaaaaatacagaacactATATAACAAACTTCGCTATGACCATACCTTTCTGAAATCAGAATTTGAGCATCAAAAGGAAGAACATGCACATATTTTAGAAGAGAAGAAGATAAAATATGAGGCTGAG ATTACAAGACTGGATAAAGATAAGGAAGAACTCCATAATCAGCTGCTTAGCATTGATCCAACCAGGGACAGTAAACGTGTGGAGGCACTTTCTAGAGAAAAGGCACAACTGTGTCAGAAATTAAAAGCCTTAGAAGCAGAAGTAGAAGAACTAAGAGCAGAAAGACACAACTGTGTTGTGCAAGCAGAAAATGTTCAAAGAGTACAAGCACGACAGTTAGCTGAGATGCAGACCATGATGCGGTCTCTAGAG GCAGAAAAGAAGTCTGCTGAACTACAGATTGATCGAATTGAGAAAGAACTGCAGACAAGTCATGAGCAAAACATTCTCTTAACTAACAAACTTCACAAATCTGAACGAGAAGTCAGCTCCTTAGCTGCTCAA GTAAAAGAACTTAAACATTCACACAAGTTGGAAGTAACAAATGTCAAACTGGAGGCAGCAAGAACAAAGAGTGAAATAGAAAGAGAGATAAACAAGATTCAAAGTGAAATGGATG GACTGCTGTCTGACAAGGAAATTCTTACTGCAGCTGTTGAACGTCATAAAGTGCTTTTAGTAGAAAAGGATCGGGAGCTAATTCGTAAAGTGCAAGCTGCCAAAGAAGAAGTTTTTGACAATATTGCAACCTTACAGAATGAAAA GTTAGAACTCGAGAACAGATTAGCTGATCTAGAAAAGATGAAACTGGAACAAGATTCTTGGAGACAATCTGAAAAGGATCAGTATGAAGAAAAACTACGTGCTGTGCAGATGGCAGAAGAATCTAGCAAAAAGGAACTTCAGCGTTTGCG attaaaaattcAACAGCAAGCTAtgcagacagcagagctggaagaaaagaaatgtgaaaatgcgAATCTTAAACAG cAAATAAATGATATCCAACTCCAGCTTGCCTCACTTTCTCAATCAGAAAATGATTTGGTGGAATCTAATCAGAAGTTGAAGGAAATAATAGAGAGATTGAAACAAGAATGTCAACATGCAAGGACTCAGGCAGAGAAAGCTCAGCTGGAAACAGagaa GACTTCAGTATACCAACGTATGGAATGGCTGCAGGAGAAGCATGTGCTTACTCAGCACATCACAGAGTATGAAGAGAAATACACGCAAATGAAGAACAAGCTATGTCGAGCTGCTGTTGCTCAAAAAAAG AGAAAGACTCTCAATGACAATAAACAAAGGAGGATGCGTGAGAAAATAGAACTTTTGGAAGCCAAGATGGAAgaactagaaaaagaaaatcaagtgtTAAATAG ACAGAATGTTTCCTCTGAAGAATATGCTCACCTCCAGAAGAAGCTAAAGGACTTGCAACGCCGGCACAATGAATTCCGGAGTATAATTCTGAATCCTGACATACCGTCACTCAATCCAGTTGGTACAACACCATTGTCTGCCTTGCCTCCTGGGCCTGCAGcatctttctcctctcttcag GAGGAGCAGCATCAAAGAGAGCTTGCCCTGCTTGGCAAGCGGTTGGAAGAACTAGAAACCAGACAAAGAAAACAGCTGGAAGATCTTGGACCATCTAGAGAGCGG GGGAGAAAGAATGAACCATGA
- the CEP83 gene encoding centrosomal protein of 83 kDa isoform X2, translating to MDGLGNLLPPVGENGDAANSQEILKLLMDEKMRSEHHKANYQTLRAEHLRLQEDYTKSQDELKRLLVEKQTVHDKFQHLLADFQEQLLAKTQELEQVKLQVLTPQNLERLKAKIYEEMMSPMRERYQKLENEVEKYRTLYNKLRYDHTFLKSEFEHQKEEHAHILEEKKIKYEAEITRLDKDKEELHNQLLSIDPTRDSKRVEALSREKAQLCQKLKALEAEVEELRAERHNCVVQAENVQRVQARQLAEMQTMMRSLEAEKKSAELQIDRIEKELQTSHEQNILLTNKLHKSEREVSSLAAQVKELKHSHKLEVTNVKLEAARTKSEIEREINKIQSEMDGLLSDKEILTAAVERHKVLLVEKDRELIRKVQAAKEEVFDNIATLQNEKLELENRLADLEKMKLEQDSWRQSEKDQYEEKLRAVQMAEESSKKELQRLRLKIQQQAMQTAELEEKKCENANLKQQINDIQLQLASLSQSENDLVESNQKLKEIIERLKQECQHARTQAEKAQLETEKTSVYQRMEWLQEKHVLTQHITEYEEKYTQMKNKLCRAAVAQKKRKTLNDNKQRRMREKIELLEAKMEELEKENQVLNRQNVSSEEYAHLQKKLKDLQRRHNEFRSIILNPDIPSLNPVGTTPLSALPPGPAASFSSLQEEQHQRELALLGKRLEELETRQRKQLEDLGPSRERVIEYWC from the exons ATGGATGGCTTGGGCAACCTCCTTCCTCCTGTGGGTGAAAATGGTGATGCAGCTAATTCACAAGAAATACTAAAACTTTTGATGGATGAAAAAATGCGAAGCGAACACCATAAAGCAAATTATCAAACTCTAAGGGCAGAACATTTAAG ATTACAAGAGGATTATACCAAATCACAAGATGAACTGAAACGCTTGTTAGTTGAAAAACAGACTGTACATGACAAATTTCAGCATCTTCTTGCTGACTTTCAAGAGCAGTTGCTGGCTAAAACACAAGAGCTGGAACAAGTGAAGCTGCAG gTGCTAACTCCTCAAAATTTAGAACggttaaaagcaaaaatctaTGAGGAAATGATGTCTCCAATGAGAGAGCGTTATCAGAAGCTAGAAAAT GAAgtagaaaaatacagaacactATATAACAAACTTCGCTATGACCATACCTTTCTGAAATCAGAATTTGAGCATCAAAAGGAAGAACATGCACATATTTTAGAAGAGAAGAAGATAAAATATGAGGCTGAG ATTACAAGACTGGATAAAGATAAGGAAGAACTCCATAATCAGCTGCTTAGCATTGATCCAACCAGGGACAGTAAACGTGTGGAGGCACTTTCTAGAGAAAAGGCACAACTGTGTCAGAAATTAAAAGCCTTAGAAGCAGAAGTAGAAGAACTAAGAGCAGAAAGACACAACTGTGTTGTGCAAGCAGAAAATGTTCAAAGAGTACAAGCACGACAGTTAGCTGAGATGCAGACCATGATGCGGTCTCTAGAG GCAGAAAAGAAGTCTGCTGAACTACAGATTGATCGAATTGAGAAAGAACTGCAGACAAGTCATGAGCAAAACATTCTCTTAACTAACAAACTTCACAAATCTGAACGAGAAGTCAGCTCCTTAGCTGCTCAA GTAAAAGAACTTAAACATTCACACAAGTTGGAAGTAACAAATGTCAAACTGGAGGCAGCAAGAACAAAGAGTGAAATAGAAAGAGAGATAAACAAGATTCAAAGTGAAATGGATG GACTGCTGTCTGACAAGGAAATTCTTACTGCAGCTGTTGAACGTCATAAAGTGCTTTTAGTAGAAAAGGATCGGGAGCTAATTCGTAAAGTGCAAGCTGCCAAAGAAGAAGTTTTTGACAATATTGCAACCTTACAGAATGAAAA GTTAGAACTCGAGAACAGATTAGCTGATCTAGAAAAGATGAAACTGGAACAAGATTCTTGGAGACAATCTGAAAAGGATCAGTATGAAGAAAAACTACGTGCTGTGCAGATGGCAGAAGAATCTAGCAAAAAGGAACTTCAGCGTTTGCG attaaaaattcAACAGCAAGCTAtgcagacagcagagctggaagaaaagaaatgtgaaaatgcgAATCTTAAACAG cAAATAAATGATATCCAACTCCAGCTTGCCTCACTTTCTCAATCAGAAAATGATTTGGTGGAATCTAATCAGAAGTTGAAGGAAATAATAGAGAGATTGAAACAAGAATGTCAACATGCAAGGACTCAGGCAGAGAAAGCTCAGCTGGAAACAGagaa GACTTCAGTATACCAACGTATGGAATGGCTGCAGGAGAAGCATGTGCTTACTCAGCACATCACAGAGTATGAAGAGAAATACACGCAAATGAAGAACAAGCTATGTCGAGCTGCTGTTGCTCAAAAAAAG AGAAAGACTCTCAATGACAATAAACAAAGGAGGATGCGTGAGAAAATAGAACTTTTGGAAGCCAAGATGGAAgaactagaaaaagaaaatcaagtgtTAAATAG ACAGAATGTTTCCTCTGAAGAATATGCTCACCTCCAGAAGAAGCTAAAGGACTTGCAACGCCGGCACAATGAATTCCGGAGTATAATTCTGAATCCTGACATACCGTCACTCAATCCAGTTGGTACAACACCATTGTCTGCCTTGCCTCCTGGGCCTGCAGcatctttctcctctcttcag GAGGAGCAGCATCAAAGAGAGCTTGCCCTGCTTGGCAAGCGGTTGGAAGAACTAGAAACCAGACAAAGAAAACAGCTGGAAGATCTTGGACCATCTAGAGAGCGG GTTATTGAGTATTGGTGTTAG
- the CEP83 gene encoding centrosomal protein of 83 kDa isoform X4, producing MDGLGNLLPPVGENGDAANSQEILKLLMDEKMRSEHHKANYQTLRAEHLRLQEDYTKSQDELKRLLVEKQTVHDKFQHLLADFQEQLLAKTQELEQVKLQVLTPQNLERLKAKIYEEMMSPMRERYQKLENEVEKYRTLYNKLRYDHTFLKSEFEHQKEEHAHILEEKKIKYEAEITRLDKDKEELHNQLLSIDPTRDSKRVEALSREKAQLCQKLKALEAEVEELRAERHNCVVQAENVQRVQARQLAEMQTMMRSLEAEKKSAELQIDRIEKELQTSHEQNILLTNKLHKSEREVSSLAAQVKELKHSHKLEVTNVKLEAARTKSEIEREINKIQSEMDGLLSDKEILTAAVERHKVLLVEKDRELIRKVQAAKEEVFDNIATLQNEKLELENRLADLEKMKLEQDSWRQSEKDQYEEKLRAVQMAEESSKKELQRLRLKIQQQAMQTAELEEKKCENANLKQQINDIQLQLASLSQSENDLVESNQKLKEIIERLKQECQHARTQAEKAQLETEKTSVYQRMEWLQEKHVLTQHITEYEEKYTQMKNKLCRAAVAQKKRKTLNDNKQRRMREKIELLEAKMEELEKENQVLNRMFPLKNMLTSRRS from the exons ATGGATGGCTTGGGCAACCTCCTTCCTCCTGTGGGTGAAAATGGTGATGCAGCTAATTCACAAGAAATACTAAAACTTTTGATGGATGAAAAAATGCGAAGCGAACACCATAAAGCAAATTATCAAACTCTAAGGGCAGAACATTTAAG ATTACAAGAGGATTATACCAAATCACAAGATGAACTGAAACGCTTGTTAGTTGAAAAACAGACTGTACATGACAAATTTCAGCATCTTCTTGCTGACTTTCAAGAGCAGTTGCTGGCTAAAACACAAGAGCTGGAACAAGTGAAGCTGCAG gTGCTAACTCCTCAAAATTTAGAACggttaaaagcaaaaatctaTGAGGAAATGATGTCTCCAATGAGAGAGCGTTATCAGAAGCTAGAAAAT GAAgtagaaaaatacagaacactATATAACAAACTTCGCTATGACCATACCTTTCTGAAATCAGAATTTGAGCATCAAAAGGAAGAACATGCACATATTTTAGAAGAGAAGAAGATAAAATATGAGGCTGAG ATTACAAGACTGGATAAAGATAAGGAAGAACTCCATAATCAGCTGCTTAGCATTGATCCAACCAGGGACAGTAAACGTGTGGAGGCACTTTCTAGAGAAAAGGCACAACTGTGTCAGAAATTAAAAGCCTTAGAAGCAGAAGTAGAAGAACTAAGAGCAGAAAGACACAACTGTGTTGTGCAAGCAGAAAATGTTCAAAGAGTACAAGCACGACAGTTAGCTGAGATGCAGACCATGATGCGGTCTCTAGAG GCAGAAAAGAAGTCTGCTGAACTACAGATTGATCGAATTGAGAAAGAACTGCAGACAAGTCATGAGCAAAACATTCTCTTAACTAACAAACTTCACAAATCTGAACGAGAAGTCAGCTCCTTAGCTGCTCAA GTAAAAGAACTTAAACATTCACACAAGTTGGAAGTAACAAATGTCAAACTGGAGGCAGCAAGAACAAAGAGTGAAATAGAAAGAGAGATAAACAAGATTCAAAGTGAAATGGATG GACTGCTGTCTGACAAGGAAATTCTTACTGCAGCTGTTGAACGTCATAAAGTGCTTTTAGTAGAAAAGGATCGGGAGCTAATTCGTAAAGTGCAAGCTGCCAAAGAAGAAGTTTTTGACAATATTGCAACCTTACAGAATGAAAA GTTAGAACTCGAGAACAGATTAGCTGATCTAGAAAAGATGAAACTGGAACAAGATTCTTGGAGACAATCTGAAAAGGATCAGTATGAAGAAAAACTACGTGCTGTGCAGATGGCAGAAGAATCTAGCAAAAAGGAACTTCAGCGTTTGCG attaaaaattcAACAGCAAGCTAtgcagacagcagagctggaagaaaagaaatgtgaaaatgcgAATCTTAAACAG cAAATAAATGATATCCAACTCCAGCTTGCCTCACTTTCTCAATCAGAAAATGATTTGGTGGAATCTAATCAGAAGTTGAAGGAAATAATAGAGAGATTGAAACAAGAATGTCAACATGCAAGGACTCAGGCAGAGAAAGCTCAGCTGGAAACAGagaa GACTTCAGTATACCAACGTATGGAATGGCTGCAGGAGAAGCATGTGCTTACTCAGCACATCACAGAGTATGAAGAGAAATACACGCAAATGAAGAACAAGCTATGTCGAGCTGCTGTTGCTCAAAAAAAG AGAAAGACTCTCAATGACAATAAACAAAGGAGGATGCGTGAGAAAATAGAACTTTTGGAAGCCAAGATGGAAgaactagaaaaagaaaatcaagtgtTAAATAG AATGTTTCCTCTGAAGAATATGCTCACCTCCAGAAGAAGCTAA
- the CEP83 gene encoding centrosomal protein of 83 kDa isoform X1, producing MDGLGNLLPPVGENGDAANSQEILKLLMDEKMRSEHHKANYQTLRAEHLRLQEDYTKSQDELKRLLVEKQTVHDKFQHLLADFQEQLLAKTQELEQVKLQVLTPQNLERLKAKIYEEMMSPMRERYQKLENEVEKYRTLYNKLRYDHTFLKSEFEHQKEEHAHILEEKKIKYEAEITRLDKDKEELHNQLLSIDPTRDSKRVEALSREKAQLCQKLKALEAEVEELRAERHNCVVQAENVQRVQARQLAEMQTMMRSLEAEKKSAELQIDRIEKELQTSHEQNILLTNKLHKSEREVSSLAAQVKELKHSHKLEVTNVKLEAARTKSEIEREINKIQSEMDGLLSDKEILTAAVERHKVLLVEKDRELIRKVQAAKEEVFDNIATLQNEKLELENRLADLEKMKLEQDSWRQSEKDQYEEKLRAVQMAEESSKKELQRLRLKIQQQAMQTAELEEKKCENANLKQQINDIQLQLASLSQSENDLVESNQKLKEIIERLKQECQHARTQAEKAQLETEKTSVYQRMEWLQEKHVLTQHITEYEEKYTQMKNKLCRAAVAQKKRKTLNDNKQRRMREKIELLEAKMEELEKENQVLNRQNVSSEEYAHLQKKLKDLQRRHNEFRSIILNPDIPSLNPVGTTPLSALPPGPAASFSSLQEEQHQRELALLGKRLEELETRQRKQLEDLGPSRERVMVGYRDLARNKITGEDEPQSEDCK from the exons ATGGATGGCTTGGGCAACCTCCTTCCTCCTGTGGGTGAAAATGGTGATGCAGCTAATTCACAAGAAATACTAAAACTTTTGATGGATGAAAAAATGCGAAGCGAACACCATAAAGCAAATTATCAAACTCTAAGGGCAGAACATTTAAG ATTACAAGAGGATTATACCAAATCACAAGATGAACTGAAACGCTTGTTAGTTGAAAAACAGACTGTACATGACAAATTTCAGCATCTTCTTGCTGACTTTCAAGAGCAGTTGCTGGCTAAAACACAAGAGCTGGAACAAGTGAAGCTGCAG gTGCTAACTCCTCAAAATTTAGAACggttaaaagcaaaaatctaTGAGGAAATGATGTCTCCAATGAGAGAGCGTTATCAGAAGCTAGAAAAT GAAgtagaaaaatacagaacactATATAACAAACTTCGCTATGACCATACCTTTCTGAAATCAGAATTTGAGCATCAAAAGGAAGAACATGCACATATTTTAGAAGAGAAGAAGATAAAATATGAGGCTGAG ATTACAAGACTGGATAAAGATAAGGAAGAACTCCATAATCAGCTGCTTAGCATTGATCCAACCAGGGACAGTAAACGTGTGGAGGCACTTTCTAGAGAAAAGGCACAACTGTGTCAGAAATTAAAAGCCTTAGAAGCAGAAGTAGAAGAACTAAGAGCAGAAAGACACAACTGTGTTGTGCAAGCAGAAAATGTTCAAAGAGTACAAGCACGACAGTTAGCTGAGATGCAGACCATGATGCGGTCTCTAGAG GCAGAAAAGAAGTCTGCTGAACTACAGATTGATCGAATTGAGAAAGAACTGCAGACAAGTCATGAGCAAAACATTCTCTTAACTAACAAACTTCACAAATCTGAACGAGAAGTCAGCTCCTTAGCTGCTCAA GTAAAAGAACTTAAACATTCACACAAGTTGGAAGTAACAAATGTCAAACTGGAGGCAGCAAGAACAAAGAGTGAAATAGAAAGAGAGATAAACAAGATTCAAAGTGAAATGGATG GACTGCTGTCTGACAAGGAAATTCTTACTGCAGCTGTTGAACGTCATAAAGTGCTTTTAGTAGAAAAGGATCGGGAGCTAATTCGTAAAGTGCAAGCTGCCAAAGAAGAAGTTTTTGACAATATTGCAACCTTACAGAATGAAAA GTTAGAACTCGAGAACAGATTAGCTGATCTAGAAAAGATGAAACTGGAACAAGATTCTTGGAGACAATCTGAAAAGGATCAGTATGAAGAAAAACTACGTGCTGTGCAGATGGCAGAAGAATCTAGCAAAAAGGAACTTCAGCGTTTGCG attaaaaattcAACAGCAAGCTAtgcagacagcagagctggaagaaaagaaatgtgaaaatgcgAATCTTAAACAG cAAATAAATGATATCCAACTCCAGCTTGCCTCACTTTCTCAATCAGAAAATGATTTGGTGGAATCTAATCAGAAGTTGAAGGAAATAATAGAGAGATTGAAACAAGAATGTCAACATGCAAGGACTCAGGCAGAGAAAGCTCAGCTGGAAACAGagaa GACTTCAGTATACCAACGTATGGAATGGCTGCAGGAGAAGCATGTGCTTACTCAGCACATCACAGAGTATGAAGAGAAATACACGCAAATGAAGAACAAGCTATGTCGAGCTGCTGTTGCTCAAAAAAAG AGAAAGACTCTCAATGACAATAAACAAAGGAGGATGCGTGAGAAAATAGAACTTTTGGAAGCCAAGATGGAAgaactagaaaaagaaaatcaagtgtTAAATAG ACAGAATGTTTCCTCTGAAGAATATGCTCACCTCCAGAAGAAGCTAAAGGACTTGCAACGCCGGCACAATGAATTCCGGAGTATAATTCTGAATCCTGACATACCGTCACTCAATCCAGTTGGTACAACACCATTGTCTGCCTTGCCTCCTGGGCCTGCAGcatctttctcctctcttcag GAGGAGCAGCATCAAAGAGAGCTTGCCCTGCTTGGCAAGCGGTTGGAAGAACTAGAAACCAGACAAAGAAAACAGCTGGAAGATCTTGGACCATCTAGAGAGCGGGTAATGGTGGGGTACAGGGACTTGGCAAGAAATAAGATCACTGGAGAAGATGAACCACAAAGCGAGGACTGCAAATAA